GAGGCGGCCTTCAGGCGGCCTCTTTGCTTTTCGTATCCTTCTGGGGGACCACCGGGTGGGGACGGATCTTCTGCAACTGGATCTTGATGAGGATGCCGCTGCTTTCCACACCCTGTCGGATGATTTCGATGCCTTCCACGTCGTGTTGAGCTTCCAGATTGGCGATCTGGCGCAGGATGCTTTCCAGGTCGGCGATCAGCTCCACCACTTCGCGGCTTTCCCGGTCATCCAGGCTGCCCCGCAGGTAGCTGGCTTCCTCCAGCAGGCGGCGCGAAAGCTGCTTTTGGGGAGCCAGGTCGAAGGACTCGATGCCTTCGGCTTCGGGGTCGAGATTGGCCAGCCCCACCAGCAGCGCCTGGGAGCTGGAGACGTAACCTCCTACGCGGAGGGCCAAGGCCTCGGTGGGTGAAGGGCTGTCGGCTCCGTCAGCGGTCGCGTCGGTGGCCGAGGCCAGGTCGGCGGGTCCTCCATCGACCGAGGGGCCGCGGTCGATGGTCATGCGTCCGATGACGACGCCCAGGGCGATCAAGGCGATCCCCGCCGCCATCTGCATCAGCCACCGGCGATTGCTGCGGGAGTCTGAGCTGGTAAACGGCTGGGTCTTGGTTTCC
This sequence is a window from Acidobacteriota bacterium. Protein-coding genes within it:
- a CDS encoding zf-HC2 domain-containing protein, with amino-acid sequence MRTCAQIQEDFLEGLYGELDQHRQRSLQAHLKSCAGCRREFESLRATLEVMSRRQRPQPAEDSPETASSLRRLQDQILHSARETKTQPFTSSDSRSNRRWLMQMAAGIALIALGVVIGRMTIDRGPSVDGGPADLASATDATADGADSPSPTEALALRVGGYVSSSQALLVGLANLDPEAEGIESFDLAPQKQLSRRLLEEASYLRGSLDDRESREVVELIADLESILRQIANLEAQHDVEGIEIIRQGVESSGILIKIQLQKIRPHPVVPQKDTKSKEAA